The following nucleotide sequence is from Saccharothrix texasensis.
ACGCGTCGGCGAAGGCCGGTGTGCTGACCGGCGAGGTCGCCGTGGGCGGGGTGGACGACCCCGTGGTGGCCGACCTGCTGGCCTCGTCCCCGGCCGCGGCGCACGTCGGGTTCACCCTCGGGTCGCCGGAAGAGGGCCAGCTCGGCGTCCACGACGGCCAGTTGGTCGACCGGGCGTTCGGGCAGGCCGACGAGGTGCTGCTGCCCGTCGCCGACGTCCACCCCGGCGGGCCGCCCGGCATCGCGGACGCGTTGGCGGCGGCGGCCCTGGCCCGTGCGCACGGCGTGCCCGCCGACGCGGTGGCGCGCGGGTTGCGCGACTTCAAGCCCGGGGCGCACCGGGCCGTGCTGGTGACGACGGTCGACGGCGTCGCCTACGTCAACGACTCGAAGGCCACCAACCCCCACGCGGCGGCGGCGTCGTTGCGGTCGCACGACAGCGTGGTGTGGGTGGCCGGTGGGCTGCTCAAGGGCGCGTCGGTGGACGAGCTGGTGCGTGACGAGGCCCACCGGCTGCGCGGGGCGGTGCTGATCGGCGCGGACCGCGAGGTGATCGCGTCGGCGTTGGCCCGGCACGCGCCGTCCGTGCCCGTGGTGGTGCTGGACGACGGTTCCATGGCCGACGCCGTGCGCGAGGCCCGTTCGCTGGCGAAGCCGGGGGACGCCGTGGTGCTCGCCCCGGCTGCCGCGTCGATGGACATGTTCACCGACTACGCCCACCGGGGGCAGTCGTTCGCCGATGCCGTGCTGGGCTTGGTCGGTCAGGCCGGGTAGGTCGAGTGGATCGAGTAGATGCTGTCCGGGTCCTTCAGGTAGGCGTGGGCGGCGTCGATCACGGCGCACGGCCAGGTCGTGCAGCAGGTGAGGCACCGGCCGGCGGTGTCGGCCTTGTGGGTGGTCAGGGTCGCGCGCAGGGCGGCCACCAGGCGCGGGACTTCGGTGCGCGCGACCGCGAGCACGGTCTGGTCGTCGGTGTCGTGCTCGGTGGTCAGCAGCTCGACGGTGTCCAGGTAGCCGAGCATGTCCTGGTTCAGCAGGTGGTGGGCGCGAGCAAGCGCAGCGGAGGTCATGCGGGCAAAGGTGCACCTCATCGGCCTGTGGTGCAACACGGCAATCTGCATATCCGCAGAAGTTCACCCGATCAGTAGCCCTGATTCCCGCTAATGTCGCACCATGCCGCAGAACCAAGGCCCGGGAGTCCGGCGGCGCGTCCTGGCGAGCGCGCTGACCCAACTCCGCGAAGAGGCAGGGCTCGACTTCGACGACGTGGTCGAGAACCTGGGTTACTCGAAGTCGAAGATCAGCCGCATCGAGTCCGCGTACACCGGTGTGTCCATAGTAGACACCCGGGCGCTGGCCGATCTCTACGGGGCCGATGCCGGGAAGACCGCCTGGTTGCTGCGGTTGGCCAAGGTCGCGAAGAAGCGCGGCTGGTGGCACGTGTACGGCGATGTCCTGTTCGACTGGTTCTCCGAGTACGTGGTCCTGGAGTCCGAAGCGGTCGCCATCGACACCTTCGAGATCGACCTCATCCCGGGCCTGTTCCAAACCCCGGCCTACGCCCGGTGGGTCATGCGCGCGCGAACGCCGGACGCGACCGACGACGTGCTCCACAAGCGAGTCGAATTGCGCCAAACCCGCCAGCGCCGGGTCGAGGACGGCTCGCTCGCCGTGTGGGCGATCCTCGACGAGGCGGCCCTCCGGCGGTCGGTCGGCGGTCGGGATGTGCAGGAGGAGCAGCTCGTCCACCTGCTCAAGCTGGCTGAGCTGCCTAATGTGACCTTGCAGGTTCTGCCATTCGGCAAAGGACAACACATGGCGATGGGAACTGCCTTCACCATGCTCAAGTTCGTGGACTTCCCGAGCGTCATCTACATCGACAACCTGACCGGTGGCCTGTATTTGGACGAAGCCACCGAGGTCGAGCGGTATAGCCTGGTGATGGATCACCTGCGAGCCACGGCCCTCGACCCACAGGAGTCGGTTGCGCTGATCAGGCGGGCGATCGGAGACCTCTAGCTCGGCCGAGGAGAACGCGATGTGGTCGGAGTGGCGCAAGGGCAGCCTCAGCAACGGCACGGGCAACTGCGTCGAGGTGGCCATATGGCGCAAGAGCAGCCGTAGCAACGGCGCGGGCAACTGCGTCGAGGTGGCCGTTTCGGCTGACGCGTTCCGGGTCCGGGACAGCAAGAACACCTCCGGACCGGTCCTGGAGTTCGACGGCCGGGCCATGGCGCTCTTCCTGGCCGGTGTCAAGCGGGGATGAATCTCGCTGACACGCGGGCGATGGTCACGTCTCACCGGCTCGCGCGGGAGACGATGGGCGCATGACTGCGGTGGACCGGAAGCCGGTGGGGGAGCGACCGCCCAGGGCGCCGCGCGCCAAGCGCGCGGTGCGGACGTCGTTGACCGCTTGGCTGGGTCGTCCGCTGGCGGACTTCCACCTGCTGCTCGCGATCTTCGGCGTGCTGACCGTGCTCGGCCTGATCATGGTGCTGTCCGCGTCCGCGCCGGGCGAGGTGGCGGTCGGCGCGTCGGCCTACAGCGTGTTCAAGAAGCAGCTGCTGTACGTGTGCGTCGGCGCGGTCGTCTTCCTGGTCGTCCTGCGCGTGCCGCTGCGCACGATCCGGCACGGCAGCACGATGGCGATGCTCGTCTGCGTGATCCTCCTGGTCCTGGTCCTCACCCCGCTGGGGACGACGGACTTCGGCGCGCAGTCCTGGTTCAAGGTCGGACCGGCCTCGTTCCAGCCGATCGAACCGGCGAAGCTTGCCCTCGCCCTGTGGGGCGCGCACGTCCTGGTGACCAAGCGCGCCCTGCTCGACCAGTACCGGCACCTGCTGGTCCCGGTCGTGCCGGTGGCGATGCTGGTGTTCGCCCTGGTGATGCTGCAACCCGACCTCGGCGGCACGATCACGCTCGGTGTCGTGCTGATCAGCCTGCTGTGGTTCGTCGGCGCGCCCGCGCGGATCTTCGGGATCATCGCGATCGGCGCGGTCACCGGCGCGCTGGTGCTCGCGCTCGGCGCGGACTACCGGCTGGAACGCGTGCAGACCTTCCTGAACCCGGAGGCGGACCCGCAGGGCTCCGGCCTCCAGGCGTTGCAGGCGATGTACGCGCTGGCGGAGGGCGGGTTCTTCGGCAAGGGCCTCACCAACGGCAGCTCCAAGTGGCGCTACCTGCCGAATGTGCACAGCGACTTCATCTTCGCCGTCATCGGCGAGGAGCTGGGCTTCATCGGCTGCGTCCTGGTCCTCGGCCTGTTCGCCCTGCTCGCGGTGGTCGGCCTGCGGATCGCGGCGCGCAACACCGACCCGTGGATCCGCATGGTGTCGGCGACGCTGACGGTGTGGCTGGTCGCGCAGGCCGCGATCAACATCGGCTACGTCGTGCGGTTGCTGCCGGTCACCGGCATCACCTTGCCGATGATCTCCTCCGGCGGCACGTCGGTCGTCACGACGATGTTCGTGTTCGGCATCCTCGCCAACTGCGCGCGGCACGAGCCGGAAGCGGTCTCGGCGTTGCGGTCCCTCGGACCAGGCCGGGTCGGCGGCGTGCTGAAGCTGCCCGCGCCCGTGGTCTACAAGCCGCCGCCGAAGCGGCGTCCCGTGCGGCCGTCGCCGCCACCCCGCGGCCGCAAGGCCGCCCCGCCGCCCGTGGACGAGCGGAGGATGGCCGGCCGTCACGCTCCGCCGTCGGAGTACCGTCGTCGCGAATCCCGAAAGGCCGGCCAGGACCGGGACGCGCGGTCCAGGCGGCGTGACGGGCGTTAGCGGTACCGGACAGCGGTACACCGACGCGAGGAGGAAATGCGTGACCGGGGTTCCCCAGCAGGCCGGACCGTGCGTGGTGGTCGCCGGAGGCGGCACCGCCGGGCACATCGAGCCAGCCCTGGCCCTGGCCGACGCGGTCATGCGGCTTCGGCCCGACGCGCGGGTCGTCGCGCTCGGCACAGAGCGTGGCCTGGAGAGCAGACTCGTGCCCGCTCGCGGCTACCCGCTGGAGCTGATCCCGCCGGTGCCCATGCCGCGCAAGCCGACGCCGGACCTGCTCAAGCTGCCGCTGCGGGTGCGTGGCGCCGTGAAGCACACCCGTGAGGTGCTGGAACGGGTCCGCGCCGACGTCGTGGTGGGCTTCGGCGGCTACGTGGCGCTGCCCGCCTACCTCGCCGCGCGCGGCCGGGTGCCGATCGTCGTGCACGAGGCCAACGCCAAGGCGGGCCTGGCCAACAAGGTCGGCGCGAAGTTCGCCGCCCGGGTCGCCGCCGCGGTGCCCGACTCGGGCCTGACCGACGCCGAGATCATCGGCATCCCGCTGCGCTACTCGATCACCTCCCTCAAGCGCGCCGAGCTGCGCCAACAGGCCCGCGCCCACTTCGGGCTGCACCCGACCGCGCCGACGCTGCTGGTGTTCGGCGGCTCGCAGGGCGCCCGGTCGATCAACAACGCGGTGTCCGGCGCCGCGTCCGCGTTCGCGCAGGCCGGTATCGGCGTGCTGCACGCGCACGGGCCCAAGAACACGGTCGCGGTGCAGTCGGTGCCGGGCGCGCCGCCGTACGTGCCGGTGCCGTACCTGGACCGCATGGACCTCGCCTACGCGGCGGCGGACGCGGTGCTGTGCCGGTCCGGCGCGATGACGGTGGCCGAGGTGTCCGCCGTGGGACTGCCCGCCGTGTTCGTGCCGCTGCCCATCGGCAACGGCGAGCAGTCGCTCAACGCGGGGCCCGTGGTCGCCGCCGGCGGCGGCCTGCTGGTGCCCGACGAGCAGCTGACGCCGGAGTGGATCACGGCGAACGTGGTCCCGCTGGTCGCCGACCGCAACCGGCTGGCCGCGATGACCACGGCCACGCTGAGCACCGGCCACCGCGAGGCGGACGAGGTGCTGGCCCGCATCGTGCTCGAGGTGATCGAGAAGTGAGCGACGTCCTGGACCGCGTGCACCTCGTCGGCATCGGCGGGGCGGGCATGAGCGGCATCGCCCGGATCCTGCTCGCCCGGGGCGCGCAGGTGTCCGGCTCGGACGCCAAGGACTCGCGCACCGTGCTCGCGCTGCGCGCGCAGGGCGCGGCGATCGCCGTCGGCCACGCCGGCGCGAACCTCGACCAACTGCCCGCCGGGCCCACGGCGGTCGTGGTGTCCACCGCGATCCGCGAGGACAACCCGGAGCTGGTGGAGGCCCGCGCCCGCGGCGCCGTCGTGCTGCGGCGGGCCGAGGCGCTGGCCGCGCTGATGCTCGACCACCGGGTGGCCTGCGTGGCCGGCACGCACGGCAAGACGTCCACCACGTCCATGCTCACGGTCGCGTTGCAGCACTGCCGGATGGACCCGTCGTTCGCCATCGGCGGCGACCTCAACGAGTCCGGCGCGAACGCCCACCAGGGCACCGGCGGCGTGTTCGTCGCCGAGGCCGACGAGAGCGACGGCTCGTTCCTGTTCTTCTCGCCGTCGGTCGCGGTGGTGACCAACGTCGAGGCCGACCACCTCGACCACCACGGCACCGTCGAGGCGTACGTGGCGGTGTTCGACTCGTTCCTGGAACGCGTCCAGCCCGGCGGCGTGCTGATCGCGTGCGCGGACGACCCCGGCTCGGCGGCGTTGGCCGAACGGGCCGCGAAGCTCGGCATCCGGGTCCGGACGTACGGCCGCACGGCCACCGGCGACGGCTCCGCCCGCCTGGTCGACTACCGGCCCGCCGACTCCGGCGGCATCGCCGCGGTCGAGCTGGACGGCGAGGTCGTCGACGTGCGCGTGGCCGTGCCGGGCGAGCACATGGCCGGCAACGCCATCGCCGCCCTGGTCGCGGCGCTGGAACTCGGCGCGGACCGCCGAGGCGTGCTGGCCGGGCTGGCCGCGTTCGGCGGCGTCCGGCGGCGGTTCGAGTTCAAGGGCCAGGCCGGGGGCGTGCGGGTCTACGACGACTACGCCCACCACCCCACCGAGGTCGCCGCCCAGATCGCCGCCGCCCGGCCCGTCGCGGGCGACGGGAAGCTGGTCGTGGTGTTCCAACCGCACCTGTACTCGCGGACCAGGCTGTTCGCCGAGGAGTTCGCCGCCGCGCTCGGCACGGCCGACCGCGTCGTCGTGCTCGACGTCTACGGCGCGCGGGAGGAACCGGAGCCCGGCGTCACCGGCGCGCTGGTGTCGGGCCTGGTGCCGTTGAACGTCGGCGAGGTCGTCTACGAGCCGTCGTTCGACCGGGTGCCCGCGCTGGTCGCGAGCATGGTCGCCGAGGGCGACGTGGTGGTGACCATGGGCGCGGGCGACGTGACCATGCTGGGGCCGGAGATCGTCGGCGAGCTGGACCGGGCATGAGCGGGCTCGCGAGCGGAACACCCGGCGTCCTCGCCGCGACGAGCGCCGGCGAGGCGTGACATGAGCACACAGGCGGCGCGTCGTCGCCCGGGCGCCCTGGGTGGCCCGGGGTCCCGGCCGGCGGCGCGCCGACGCCCGACCCGACGTCCGACGCGGGCCGACCGGTACCGGCGCAAGGTGGTCCGCCGCCGGCTCGGCGCGGTCCTCGCGATGTTCGTGGTGACCGTCGTCGTCTGCACGGTCTGGTTCACCCCCGCGCTCGGCGTCCGCGAGGTGGAGGTGCTCGGCATCGCCGACCTCACCGTCGACGAGGTCCGCACCGCCGCCGCGATCGAGCCCGGCACGCCGCTGGTGCGGCTGGACGTCGACGCGGTCGCCGCCCGGGTCCGCGAGCTGCCGCGCGTCGCCGGTGTGGAGGTCGAGCGGGTCGTGCCGGGCACCGTGCGGCTCACCGTGGACGAGCGGGAACCGGTCGCGGTGGTCGTCGCGCCCGAGGGCGCGCACCTGGTCGACGTGACCGGCAAGGACTACGCGACCGTCGTGCAGCCGCCGGACGGCCTGCCGGAGCTGAAGGTGTCGCCGGACGCGGTCGCGGCGGCGGTGTCCGTGCTCACCCGGGTGCCCGAGGCGTTGCGCGAGGACGTGCTGAGCGTCACCGCGGATTCACCCCTGGACATCCGGCTGATGCTCAGCGGCGACCGCGAAGCCCGCTGGGGCTCGCCCGCCGACACCCCG
It contains:
- the murD gene encoding UDP-N-acetylmuramoyl-L-alanine--D-glutamate ligase; the encoded protein is MGFLAGRHVLVAGAGVTGRSAAEALLAADAVVTVTDGSADRLAALEQLLPGVALTPGLVTPPDGTDLVVTSPGWRPSSPLLEAATAAGIEVIGEVELAWRMGLELADPPTWLAVTGTNGKTTTVGMLESILRAAGIDAVACGNVGLPVVDALLAGRRVLAVELSSFQLHWSPSVRPFAGVLLNLAEDHLDWHGTFEAYASAKAGVLTGEVAVGGVDDPVVADLLASSPAAAHVGFTLGSPEEGQLGVHDGQLVDRAFGQADEVLLPVADVHPGGPPGIADALAAAALARAHGVPADAVARGLRDFKPGAHRAVLVTTVDGVAYVNDSKATNPHAAAASLRSHDSVVWVAGGLLKGASVDELVRDEAHRLRGAVLIGADREVIASALARHAPSVPVVVLDDGSMADAVREARSLAKPGDAVVLAPAAASMDMFTDYAHRGQSFADAVLGLVGQAG
- the murC gene encoding UDP-N-acetylmuramate--L-alanine ligase; translated protein: MSDVLDRVHLVGIGGAGMSGIARILLARGAQVSGSDAKDSRTVLALRAQGAAIAVGHAGANLDQLPAGPTAVVVSTAIREDNPELVEARARGAVVLRRAEALAALMLDHRVACVAGTHGKTSTTSMLTVALQHCRMDPSFAIGGDLNESGANAHQGTGGVFVAEADESDGSFLFFSPSVAVVTNVEADHLDHHGTVEAYVAVFDSFLERVQPGGVLIACADDPGSAALAERAAKLGIRVRTYGRTATGDGSARLVDYRPADSGGIAAVELDGEVVDVRVAVPGEHMAGNAIAALVAALELGADRRGVLAGLAAFGGVRRRFEFKGQAGGVRVYDDYAHHPTEVAAQIAAARPVAGDGKLVVVFQPHLYSRTRLFAEEFAAALGTADRVVVLDVYGAREEPEPGVTGALVSGLVPLNVGEVVYEPSFDRVPALVASMVAEGDVVVTMGAGDVTMLGPEIVGELDRA
- the murG gene encoding undecaprenyldiphospho-muramoylpentapeptide beta-N-acetylglucosaminyltransferase, which produces MTGVPQQAGPCVVVAGGGTAGHIEPALALADAVMRLRPDARVVALGTERGLESRLVPARGYPLELIPPVPMPRKPTPDLLKLPLRVRGAVKHTREVLERVRADVVVGFGGYVALPAYLAARGRVPIVVHEANAKAGLANKVGAKFAARVAAAVPDSGLTDAEIIGIPLRYSITSLKRAELRQQARAHFGLHPTAPTLLVFGGSQGARSINNAVSGAASAFAQAGIGVLHAHGPKNTVAVQSVPGAPPYVPVPYLDRMDLAYAAADAVLCRSGAMTVAEVSAVGLPAVFVPLPIGNGEQSLNAGPVVAAGGGLLVPDEQLTPEWITANVVPLVADRNRLAAMTTATLSTGHREADEVLARIVLEVIEK
- a CDS encoding helix-turn-helix domain-containing protein yields the protein MPQNQGPGVRRRVLASALTQLREEAGLDFDDVVENLGYSKSKISRIESAYTGVSIVDTRALADLYGADAGKTAWLLRLAKVAKKRGWWHVYGDVLFDWFSEYVVLESEAVAIDTFEIDLIPGLFQTPAYARWVMRARTPDATDDVLHKRVELRQTRQRRVEDGSLAVWAILDEAALRRSVGGRDVQEEQLVHLLKLAELPNVTLQVLPFGKGQHMAMGTAFTMLKFVDFPSVIYIDNLTGGLYLDEATEVERYSLVMDHLRATALDPQESVALIRRAIGDL
- a CDS encoding DUF397 domain-containing protein; this translates as MWSEWRKGSLSNGTGNCVEVAIWRKSSRSNGAGNCVEVAVSADAFRVRDSKNTSGPVLEFDGRAMALFLAGVKRG
- the ftsW gene encoding putative lipid II flippase FtsW translates to MTAVDRKPVGERPPRAPRAKRAVRTSLTAWLGRPLADFHLLLAIFGVLTVLGLIMVLSASAPGEVAVGASAYSVFKKQLLYVCVGAVVFLVVLRVPLRTIRHGSTMAMLVCVILLVLVLTPLGTTDFGAQSWFKVGPASFQPIEPAKLALALWGAHVLVTKRALLDQYRHLLVPVVPVAMLVFALVMLQPDLGGTITLGVVLISLLWFVGAPARIFGIIAIGAVTGALVLALGADYRLERVQTFLNPEADPQGSGLQALQAMYALAEGGFFGKGLTNGSSKWRYLPNVHSDFIFAVIGEELGFIGCVLVLGLFALLAVVGLRIAARNTDPWIRMVSATLTVWLVAQAAINIGYVVRLLPVTGITLPMISSGGTSVVTTMFVFGILANCARHEPEAVSALRSLGPGRVGGVLKLPAPVVYKPPPKRRPVRPSPPPRGRKAAPPPVDERRMAGRHAPPSEYRRRESRKAGQDRDARSRRRDGR
- a CDS encoding cell division protein FtsQ/DivIB — encoded protein: MSTQAARRRPGALGGPGSRPAARRRPTRRPTRADRYRRKVVRRRLGAVLAMFVVTVVVCTVWFTPALGVREVEVLGIADLTVDEVRTAAAIEPGTPLVRLDVDAVAARVRELPRVAGVEVERVVPGTVRLTVDEREPVAVVVAPEGAHLVDVTGKDYATVVQPPDGLPELKVSPDAVAAAVSVLTRVPEALREDVLSVTADSPLDIRLMLSGDREARWGSPADTPRKAAVLDVLMTRKGTVFDVSSPELPTVS